The following proteins come from a genomic window of Triticum dicoccoides isolate Atlit2015 ecotype Zavitan unplaced genomic scaffold, WEW_v2.0 scaffold68397, whole genome shotgun sequence:
- the LOC119347453 gene encoding putative ripening-related protein 4 — MAKLKKLLAMFALVMLLSQLRVHGVSVSVSSSANVTTEAKHLHGRCHISGFLHGKAGDCNRDHGSVCCKDGHRYPQFRCSPPVSADTPAILTLNSFAQGGDGGGKSFCDNRFHKDTELVVALSTGWLRLDGKRRCNKMIRINGNGRAVLAKVVDECDSVYGCDAEHNFEPPCPYNDVDASPAVWKALGLKEEIGVFKITWSDV, encoded by the coding sequence ATGGCTAAATTGAAGAAGCTATTAGCTATGTTTGCTCTTGTGATGCTCCTGTCACAGCTTCGCGTCCATGGTGTCTCCGTGTCCGTGAGCAGCAGCGCGAACGTTACTACAGAGGCCAAACATCTTCACGGAAGGTGCCACATCAGTGGCTTCCTGCATGGCAAAGCCGGTGACTGCAACAGGGATCACGGCTCGGTCTGCTGTAAAGACGGTCACCGCTACCCGCAATTCAGGTGCTCGCCCCCGGTGTCGGCCGACACGCCAGCGATCCTAACTCTGAACAGCTTCGCACAAGGTGGAGACGGCGGCGGCAAATCGTTCTGCGACAACCGCTTCCACAAGGACACCGAGCTGGTGGTGGCGCTGTCAACGGGGTGGTTGCGCCTGGACGGCAAGCGCAGGTGCAACAAGATGATCCGCATCAACGGGAACGGGCGTGCCGTGCTGGCCAAGGTCGTCGACGAGTGCGACTCGGTGTACGGCTGCGACGCCGAGCACAACTTCGAGCCACCGTGCCCATACAATGACGTAGACGCGTCACCGGCCGTGTGGAAGGCGCTGGGGCTCAAGGAGGAGATTGGAGTGTTCAAGATCACTTGGTCTGATGTGTGA